The Bdellovibrio bacteriovorus W nucleotide sequence ATGATTTTGCTCTGCTGGATTCGTGACAATAAACAGGAACGGTTTCATTTGGGAACTGTTTTAGATTGTGCAAGTAAACCGGCAAAGATCATTGAAGTTGGGAACAAGATTCCTATGACCGAAACGAAGTTGAAACTTTACGCCCAGAATCTGAAAGAGTTTTTAGATGCAAAGGAGCATTTCAATTCTTTACAAGGCTTACGAACGCAGTTGGAAAGTATAGTTCTTTCGGACTTTGGGGAGTTGGTGACTTCCGAGATTCCAGGTATCAACTTATTTGAGGCCTATACCCAATCCAAAATCATTTTCCTATTTTTGGATTCCCGCCGGTATGGCGAAACAGCCAAGGCCTTGGGGCGTTTCATTTTGCAGGATTTAAAGTCAGTCTCAGCAAAGGTTGATGGCGAAGTTCCGAAAGAGAACCGCAAGCCGTTCTCGATAATCATCGACGAGTTCGCAGATTTAGCCCAAGAGGATTTTATTGGTTTCCTCGACCGCGCTCGAAGTAGTCGGATGTCGGTGGTGGTTGCACACCAAGAGATTTGCGATTTGCAGCGCATTAGCCCTGAGTTTGCAGGTCGACTTATGGGAAATACCTCAACCCTGTATTCGTTCCTCCAGAAGCGTCCTGAAAGCGCAGAAATCATCTCAGGCATGGCGGGGACTCGAACAGTTTGGAAGCAGACTAGGCAGACCGAACGGTTCGGTTTTTTTGAGGTGGATTCTGGCGGTGGAAGTCGGCGCGAGGTGGAGGAGTTTTGCATTCACCCGAATATCATCAAGTCTCTGAGGGTGGGGAAATGTGTTTGTATTAAGAAGTACCCAGAGGCCAGGGCCTATTTAGTAAATGTCGCGCACGATTGATTTTTCTAATAAAATCAATCACTTGCGCTTATTAAAATTAACACTTCAGTTAACTTAACATATGTGTTAAGTTAATATCAAGGCATAGGGGAGATTCAGATGCCAATACCTTCAAAATTTAATGCAGACGGACTTCTCGATCCCGGCACTTACGATGCCAGTTTCACAGATATTCGTAACAGCATCCTAGTATTGGGAGATGGAAGCTCCTCAAGTTGGGATACTGAATGGCGCGCAGAGCTTGTGAATCGAGCTGAGGTTCTTGTAAAGCAACTTTGGGCGGTTGGAGTGAACGATGTATTTTTAGATGGTTCGTTCGTGGAAAACAAAGATCATCCTAATGATATTGATGGTTACTTTGATCCGCACCTTTCAATTTTGAATCCCGCAGACATGGTGATTTTTCAAAAGATT carries:
- a CDS encoding Type IV secretory pathway VirD4 components-like protein (COG0433 Predicted ATPase), with the protein product MEQVKNLFMRNSSATQDRVVLGKVSGSMWRKEELTEGQLNHHVHVVGASGYGKTVLLSHIIKQRIQQGKGLLFIDLKSDMETLLKFSQHVAEANRIDDLMIFSLTEKQMSLSYNLIEDGTATQLRDRIINSLNWSEEYYKNQSSSFILKLMILLCWIRDNKQERFHLGTVLDCASKPAKIIEVGNKIPMTETKLKLYAQNLKEFLDAKEHFNSLQGLRTQLESIVLSDFGELVTSEIPGINLFEAYTQSKIIFLFLDSRRYGETAKALGRFILQDLKSVSAKVDGEVPKENRKPFSIIIDEFADLAQEDFIGFLDRARSSRMSVVVAHQEICDLQRISPEFAGRLMGNTSTLYSFLQKRPESAEIISGMAGTRTVWKQTRQTERFGFFEVDSGGGSRREVEEFCIHPNIIKSLRVGKCVCIKKYPEARAYLVNVAHD